Genomic DNA from Desulfovibrio sp. JC022:
GCTCCTCAACATCAACAACAATACGGGTACCGCCCTGCTTAAGGCCCATTTCCTCAACAAGAAGCTCCAACATCTTATTGCGATTAATGTAACCGATGAGCTTCTTATTCTCATCAACAACAGCAAGGCCGGAAAGGTTCATCTCAAACATGAGGTCGGCAGCGGCCTCAATTTCGGTTTCCGGAGGAATCATGGTGATATTCTTGCGAACCACTTCACGCACGGTGATCTTGCTCAGCAGGTAGCTGAGTTCGTGCTTATCAAGTGAATTGATAACTGAAGGCAAAGCCGCACGGACATCCTCCTTGGTGACATAGCCCACGAGGTCTTCCCCGTCTTTCACAAGAAGCATCCACAACTGATTGTCTTCCAGAATTTTGTCCGCTTCCTTGACCAGAGTATCCGGGGTTACGGTCACAAAGTCCTTGAGCATTTTCAGTCCCACATACATCTGCATGTCCTCCAGAGTCCGGAAAGTGTCCGGTGCGTAAAAAAGTTTAGTTATTCAGGGGATCAAACAAATAAAATCCGACTACGTGAAAGCAGCCGAATCTCCCATTGATATGAACCCGTGAAATGCCGCCGGACATGACGGCAAGATAAAACACCTCCTCCACATACCCAAGCTTTCATCCACTTGCAAGACATGCCCGCATTTACGTGTGTTTTTTATATTATCACAACCACCATAAAAAGCACTCCATCATTAGGATGAGGTCAAACTATTATTAACCGTGTTACAAAACTTACAGATTTATACGCCAAAGCACCTTGCCCCTGATAATTTTTTGAGTTAGTCCAAATCCCATGCACGAAATGTCAATAGCGCAAAGTATACTTGCAATCATTGAAGAGGAAATGGAAAAGCAACCCGGCGCCACCCTCAATAAAATTGTGGTTGGTAACGGCGCGCTTGCGGGAGTAGTCTCCGATGCTCTCACTTTCGGCTGGGAAGCGGTTACCGTGGGAACATCCCTTGAAGGCTCAGTCCTTGAAGTGAATGAGATTCCCATCAAAGTCCGCTGCGGCGAATGCAAACATGAATTTTTACCCGAAGACAAGTTGTACATGGCCTGCCCTGAATGCGGTTTGGAGATAGGCCATGAAGTACTTCAGGGCAAGGAATTGCAGATCGAAAGCATCGAGATTGACGATTAACTTAAGGAGTTAGCAATGGGTGAAATCCCTGTGGTACGCAATATTCTGGAAGCAAACGACAGAATTGCCGATGAACTGAATCAATTTTTCAATGAGAAAAACATCCTCTGCCTCAACCTGATGAGCTCACCCGGGTCCGGTAAAACCAGCCTGCTGGAAAAGACCCTCGCGGACCTCAAAGGTGAATTCAAGATGGCGGTCATTGAAGGTGACCTCCAGACCGACAACGATGCACGCCGTGTTGCCGCCACCGGTGCACAGGCTGTTCAGATTAACACTGAAGGCGGATGTCACCTCAACTCCAGCCAGGTTAAGGAAGCTCTTTCTCTCATCGATATTGAAGGACTCGATATCCTTTTCGTTGAGAATGTGGGGAACCTCGTATGTCCCGCCGAATTCAATGTCGGCGAAGACCACAAGATTACCCTGCTGACCGTAACTGAGGGCGACGACAAACCTGAAAAATATCCCCTCATGTTCCACATTTCATCTGTGATGATCCTGAACAAAATCGACCTCCTGCCCTACGTGGATTTCGATCTTGAAAAGGCCAAGCAGCATGCGCGCAAGCTCAATGCCGACATCGACCTCTTCCCCCTGTCCTGCCGCACCCGCGAAGGACTGGAAGACTGGTACGACTGGCTCCGCAAAGCCCGCGCTACTAAGAAGTAATAATTGCCTCCGGCGGCCCTGCCGGGGGCCTTAAACCCTTTTTGTAAAAAGGGTTTAAGAATCCCAAAAACTTTTAACAGTTTTAAATTGGGTAGCTACGAAAACTTTCCCTTTAAAATGACGCTTTGTATTAGCAGAGCGAAGCTTATCAAAAGGTTTTGAAAAGGGGAGTCCAGAGGGGAAAAACTTTTGCAAAAGTTTTTCCCCTCTGGCCGCCGGAGGCAAATAAATCATGAAATTCCCTAGTAACCTACCGTGTTCGGCTGTTCTTGACTCTTTAGCAGACGGAGTATTTACGGTAGACCGGGACTGGAACATCACTTTCTTCAACGAGGCAGCCAGCCGGATCACCGGAGTGGATGCTGAAGAAGCGGTGGGCTCCAAATGCTGGGACGTCTTTCACTCCAGCCTCTGCGACGGCGACTGCGCCCTGCGGGCCTGCATGAAAGATTGCGGTCGCATCTCCAACAAATCCATATTTTTCATCCACGCAGACGGACGCAAGGTTCCGGTTTCCATCAGTGCCGCGCCACTTGTTGACGGCGATGGTAACCTCATCGGCGGCGTGGAAAGCTTCCGCGACCTGACTGATATCCAGATGATCCGCCGCGAGGTGGAGGAGTCATGGCGCTTTGAAGATATCATCGGCAAAAGTACCCAGCTTGGAAAAGTCTTCTCCATCCTGCCGCAAGTCAGCAAAAGTGAGGCAACCGTTCTGCTGCTGGGCGAATCCGGTACCGGTAAAGAACTTTTTGCCCGCGCCATTCACAACCTCAGTGAGCGCAGTCAAGGCCCGTTTGTAGCTGTAAACTGCGGAGCACTGCCCGACAACCTGCTCGAATCCGAGCTTTTCGGATACAAGGCAGGGGCATTCACCGATGCCCGCAAAGACAAGGCCGGACGGTTTGAACTGGCCGCAGGCGGCACTATTTTTCTGGATGAAATCGGGGATATGCCCGCCAAACTACAGGTCAAACTGCTGCGCGTGTTGCAGGAAAAGACCTTTGAGCCTCTGGGCGCGGTACAAAGCGTAAAGGCCAATGTACGTATTGTGGCCGCCACAAATAAAAATCTGGTAGAACTGGTGGAAGAAGGAAGTTTCCGGCAGGATCTTTACTACCGCCTCAATGTAGTTACCCTCAAACTTCCTGCACTCAAAGAACGGGTCGAAGATATTCCGCTTCTTATCAATCACTTCGTCAACAGACTTAATGCCCTGCAAGGCAAAGATATCGACGGTATTTCCGAAGACACCCTGCACATCCTCATGCGTCACCCCTTCCCCGGCAACGTACGGGAACTGGAAAACATCCTTGAATTCGCCTTTATCCTCTGCCCCTCGGGTTTCATTCAGGTAGAACACCTGCCTGAATATTTACAGCCCCAGTCCAAAGAAACCGCCCCCCACGAAGATACGCCCCTGACCATGGACGAAATAAAATGCATTGCCGTACACCGCGCCCTTGACCGCAACAACGGTAAAAAAATGGCTACCTGCCGCGAACTGGGAATTTCCAAAGACACCCTGCGCCGCACCATCGCCCGCTGCAAAGAAGTGGGCGCATAACTAGTCCTACCCTTCTGCTTTTCGGCTAAATATGAGCCAAAGCCAACTGCCGACACGCACACACAAATCACCCAACACCCTGTTATAGTTGTCATTTATATCTATGGCACAGACTATGCCTTATAGCTGTCCATGAGAGGAAACGAAGGACGCACAAATAATTCTACGCTGCTTTGTTTGGCTTGTTATGAAGACAGGCTGGCCTCTGTATTTGATAATGCCCCGGACCTTAAATTGTTCAGGGTGGAAGACAATAAAATTTGCCCCGCAGGTTACCTATCCCTTCCCTCAAAAGACCCAAAGGACAGGACATCCGCCATTATGACCTGCGGGGCAACATTTTTAATATGCGGTGCAATCTGCGGTTGCACCATGAATGAACTGGAACAGGCCGGAGTCAGGGTTATTCCGTGGATCACGGGAATGACAGACCAGGTACTCGCGGCCTATCAACAGAACTGTCTGGAAAATCATGTCATGCCCGGATGCCGCGGCAGGGGCAGATGCGGACAGGGGAACAGGGGCTTCAGGGCCAGAAAAACCGCGCAGGAAGCAATGCATCCTAACGGACCGACCCTGAACTCAGCGCAAAGGAGTAAATAATATGAAAATCGCCATCAGCTGTCAGGGCAACGATCTCAACGGTGATATCGACCCTCGTTTCGGTCGCGCAAAAGGCTTTCTGGTCTGTGATACCGACGCTGACACTCAGGAATACATAGACAACACCCAGAACCTGAATGCCGCTCAAGGTGCCGGAATCCAGTCCGCCCAGAACGTGGCTGCCACAGGTGCCACTGCGGTCATCACCGGCCATGTAGGCCCCAAGGCCTTCACCGCCCTTGATAAGGGTTCCATCAAAATCTACCTCATCGGTGGCGGAACTGTTGCCGAAGCTCTGGCCTCATTCAAGGACGGCAAGCTTGAAGCAGCCGAGGACGCAGACAAACCGGGCCACTGGTAATATTTTTTGCATCCTGTTCAGTCATGCCTCTTCTCCTCTCCCTTGCTCTGCGGGCATGACTGAACCATCCCAGCCATTGACAAGTCAGGTTCACGTCTTAGTTTACCATGAAATGTCTACTGTAACAGATTGAAAAAATCTGTTTTTTTTATAATGACAACCCCCTCTGCCAGTGAGGGGCAGGAGATTGATATATGAGCGATCACGCATGCGGAAGCTGCTCTTCCTCCGGATCAGGATGTTCTTCTCAGGGCTGTGCACCTGAAGACATGAAACTGAAAAAAGCCCTTTCCAGAATCAAACACAAAATCGTGGTTATTTCCGGTAAAGGCGGCGTAGGTAAAAGTACTGTGGCAACCAACATTGCTGTAGCCCTTTCCCTTGCCGGGAAACAGGTCGGTCTGCTTGATGTTGACGTACACGGCCCCAGTGTCCCCCGGTTGCTCAGCCTTGAAGACCAAAAGCCGCATATCGG
This window encodes:
- a CDS encoding hydrogenase maturation nickel metallochaperone HypA, producing MHEMSIAQSILAIIEEEMEKQPGATLNKIVVGNGALAGVVSDALTFGWEAVTVGTSLEGSVLEVNEIPIKVRCGECKHEFLPEDKLYMACPECGLEIGHEVLQGKELQIESIEIDD
- a CDS encoding CBS domain-containing protein, whose protein sequence is MYVGLKMLKDFVTVTPDTLVKEADKILEDNQLWMLLVKDGEDLVGYVTKEDVRAALPSVINSLDKHELSYLLSKITVREVVRKNITMIPPETEIEAAADLMFEMNLSGLAVVDENKKLIGYINRNKMLELLVEEMGLKQGGTRIVVDVEERTGVLYEVAGIISNMKYNIISTGLFHHNNRRMVVVRVDTEDASLIVAALQERGYKVVGPEDFMAEWTNK
- the hypB gene encoding hydrogenase nickel incorporation protein HypB is translated as MGEIPVVRNILEANDRIADELNQFFNEKNILCLNLMSSPGSGKTSLLEKTLADLKGEFKMAVIEGDLQTDNDARRVAATGAQAVQINTEGGCHLNSSQVKEALSLIDIEGLDILFVENVGNLVCPAEFNVGEDHKITLLTVTEGDDKPEKYPLMFHISSVMILNKIDLLPYVDFDLEKAKQHARKLNADIDLFPLSCRTREGLEDWYDWLRKARATKK
- a CDS encoding sigma-54-dependent Fis family transcriptional regulator, with protein sequence MKFPSNLPCSAVLDSLADGVFTVDRDWNITFFNEAASRITGVDAEEAVGSKCWDVFHSSLCDGDCALRACMKDCGRISNKSIFFIHADGRKVPVSISAAPLVDGDGNLIGGVESFRDLTDIQMIRREVEESWRFEDIIGKSTQLGKVFSILPQVSKSEATVLLLGESGTGKELFARAIHNLSERSQGPFVAVNCGALPDNLLESELFGYKAGAFTDARKDKAGRFELAAGGTIFLDEIGDMPAKLQVKLLRVLQEKTFEPLGAVQSVKANVRIVAATNKNLVELVEEGSFRQDLYYRLNVVTLKLPALKERVEDIPLLINHFVNRLNALQGKDIDGISEDTLHILMRHPFPGNVRELENILEFAFILCPSGFIQVEHLPEYLQPQSKETAPHEDTPLTMDEIKCIAVHRALDRNNGKKMATCRELGISKDTLRRTIARCKEVGA
- a CDS encoding NifB/NifX family molybdenum-iron cluster-binding protein; protein product: MRGNEGRTNNSTLLCLACYEDRLASVFDNAPDLKLFRVEDNKICPAGYLSLPSKDPKDRTSAIMTCGATFLICGAICGCTMNELEQAGVRVIPWITGMTDQVLAAYQQNCLENHVMPGCRGRGRCGQGNRGFRARKTAQEAMHPNGPTLNSAQRSK
- a CDS encoding NifB/NifX family molybdenum-iron cluster-binding protein; translated protein: MKIAISCQGNDLNGDIDPRFGRAKGFLVCDTDADTQEYIDNTQNLNAAQGAGIQSAQNVAATGATAVITGHVGPKAFTALDKGSIKIYLIGGGTVAEALASFKDGKLEAAEDADKPGHW